CACCCGGGTGGGGTCGGTGCGGACGACCGCACGGAACCGATCGATGGCCTGCCAGGATGTTCCCGTTGTCACGCAGGCGCCCCGGCGAGCACGGGCAACCGGTAGAGCACCGCCGCCGCCGAAGGACCGGCGCCCGCCGCGACGAACAGCACTTGTCGGAACTCGGCGAAGGCATCGTCGGCGAGCGCCAGATCGTAGGCGGCGGTGAGCGCCGCGGTGTGCGGGTCGCCGTCGCGCAGATCCGGGACGCGGACCGAACCCTGGTCGATGCCGAGCGCGGCGGCCAGCCGCCCCGGGAACTGCGGGCTCGGCGTCGACGCGATCAGCGCGATCTCGTCCAGCGAGCCGTGGTCGGACTCGGCGAGCGCTCGGCGCGCCGCGTCCACGGCCACCTCGAGCAGACGGTCCTGGAAGCCGGGTTCCCGCTCCACGGTCATCGCGCCGCGGCCCGTCTTGCCCATGGTGGAGACGTCGACGTATGCCTCGACGGCGGGTGTGCCCTCGCCGGCGACGGTGTGCACGGAGCCGAAGCCGGTGGGCTCGTCGGTGTGCTCCAGCAGCAGCGCCGCGCCGCAGGTGGCATACGGGAATTCGGCGTCGCCGACGGAGCGCAGCAGCGACGGATGGGTGTCACCGGAGACGATGAGCACGTGTTCGGCGCTACCGGTCGCCAGGACCGACGTGGCCACCTGGACCGCGTTGAGCACGCTGACCGCCCCGTTCAACAGATCGAACGAGAAGGTGCGCGGGTCGTCCTTCGCGTATTCGAGGCCGATGCCCGCCGCTTTCTGGATCAGCGCGGACACCGCCGGTTCGACGGTGTTCGAATCCCGGAAGATGCCCGCGTTGATCAGCAGGCCGACCTGCTCGGGCCGGATCCCGGCACGTTCGAGGCTGCGCTTGGCCGCGCGGGCGCTGTGCTCGACGATGCTGTTGGTGTCGCCGCCCCGGCTGATGCCGGTGGACTTGATGCGGACGCTCATGACCGACCTCAGACCTTCAGAGACGAGATGGTGGTGGACAGGAACCCGGTGACGATGCCGGAGGCCGCGGGCACCAGCAGCAACTTCGAGCCCGCGGGGATGTTCTGCTCGCCGAGCTGATCGTGCAGCACAATGAAATGCGAAGTGGTGGAAGTGTTTCCGTACTTCTCGATGACCCGCAGGTCCGGCGGCATCGGGCTGCCGAACTCGCGCTCGGCGATCGCGTTCATCCACGGGATCGCGGCGGCGCCGAACTGATGGTGGATGACGTAGTCGAACTGCTCGTCGGCGAAGGTCTTGCCCTGCGCCTCGAGGAGTTTCCGCTGGGTGTTGGTCCCGAGCAGGAAGCGGTCCTCGTTGTGCATCTTGCGGTTGTCGGTGTACATCGCGATGCCCTGTGTCTTACTGCTGGGCATGCCCAGGCACAGCTGCGCGTATTCCGCGGCGGTCATCATCTCGATGTAGTGGATCACGTCGTTTTCATCGACCGCCTGATCCAGCACGATCGCGCATCCGGAATCGCCGACAGTCAGCGAGGCGAATTGCGGATCGTATTTTTGGGAAATCTCGGCGACCGCTGTCTCGGCGATCGGAGTAATGGCCTCGCCGCTGACCACGAGGCCGTTTCGAACGGCGCCGGACCGGATCATACGATCTAGGATGTAGGTTCCGGTGAGCATTCCGGCGCAGGCATTGGCGATATCGAACGTAATGGCGTTCTTGGCACCGATAAGACGGCTTATCGATCCGGCGAACGACGGCTCCAGGTACATCCTGGTCGCATGCTTGCTGCGCGTGATGGAGGCGGATATGACCACGTCGATATCCTCTGGCGCATACCGTGACCTGGAGAGACAATCCTCGACCGCCTTGGTGGCGAGGATGAAGGAATCCTCGTGACTTTCCGGCCTGGTGTCGCGTACCCGGCGCTCACGGACGCCGGTGATTTTCTCCAGATCGAACGAAGGCGGCTCTTTCAGCCCGGAAAGCAATTCCGCGGTGGTGACAACTTTTGAAGGCAGATAGGCGCCGATGGATTCGAAGCGAGAATGGGGAGACACGAGCGCTCCTGAAATCGTGGAGATATACGGTTCCGGATCGACTCTGATCGTCGGTGCAATGAACACTACCCGACAGTAACAACAAATGGCTATATCCCCTCCGAAGGCTCCGTCTGAGACGGAAATCACTGACGGAGGTACCTGTTTCGTGAGGTATCACTAACTGGTGACCGGCTGGCTATGGCGTTCGCAGTATTGCGATGTGATCTGCCGTTTCGGCCTGTCGGGGCATTTCGTCTTCGCGGCCCGGTGCGGCGCCGCGGGTGTGGGAAGGCGTTGCTCCGATCGGGGCAATCGATCGGTTATTGCCGAATGGTGGTTCTTTCTGAGTGCCCGGCGGGATGACTCTCTCGCCGGGTGTGAGTGAGTTCACTGT
Above is a genomic segment from Nocardia sputorum containing:
- a CDS encoding 3-oxoacyl-ACP synthase III family protein; translation: MSPHSRFESIGAYLPSKVVTTAELLSGLKEPPSFDLEKITGVRERRVRDTRPESHEDSFILATKAVEDCLSRSRYAPEDIDVVISASITRSKHATRMYLEPSFAGSISRLIGAKNAITFDIANACAGMLTGTYILDRMIRSGAVRNGLVVSGEAITPIAETAVAEISQKYDPQFASLTVGDSGCAIVLDQAVDENDVIHYIEMMTAAEYAQLCLGMPSSKTQGIAMYTDNRKMHNEDRFLLGTNTQRKLLEAQGKTFADEQFDYVIHHQFGAAAIPWMNAIAEREFGSPMPPDLRVIEKYGNTSTTSHFIVLHDQLGEQNIPAGSKLLLVPAASGIVTGFLSTTISSLKV